A region from the Natronorubrum halophilum genome encodes:
- a CDS encoding IclR family transcriptional regulator, whose protein sequence is MTNERPRPVKTTKTSLALVRAVRNSDGAGLSELADRLGLAKSTVHNHLHTLVDEGFLVRDGDTYHVGLEFLPFGEHARDRNPRYATARQRVHSLAEKTGHEADFIAEEHGRAYSLEYAVGESNSRGLSESGPFRAGNRFYMHHCASGKAMLASMPEPRVRDIIDQWGLPATTDRTITDESALCDELESVRRRGYAVNDEELIAGYRSVGASVTNPDGEVVGAFSIGGPTYRMAVDESTIEEIGRLLLDEIDSLESKLF, encoded by the coding sequence ATGACGAACGAACGCCCACGACCGGTCAAGACGACGAAAACGTCGCTCGCGCTCGTTCGGGCGGTCCGCAACAGCGATGGGGCCGGGTTGAGCGAGCTGGCTGACCGCCTCGGCCTGGCAAAAAGCACCGTCCACAACCACCTTCATACGCTGGTCGACGAGGGGTTTCTGGTCCGCGACGGAGATACCTACCACGTCGGCCTCGAGTTCCTGCCGTTCGGCGAGCACGCGCGAGACCGGAACCCGCGGTACGCGACGGCGCGCCAGCGGGTCCACTCACTCGCCGAGAAGACCGGACACGAAGCCGACTTCATCGCCGAAGAACACGGCCGCGCGTACTCGCTCGAGTACGCGGTCGGGGAGTCGAACTCTCGAGGGCTATCGGAATCGGGCCCGTTCCGGGCGGGCAACCGCTTTTACATGCACCACTGTGCCTCCGGTAAGGCCATGCTGGCGTCGATGCCCGAACCGCGCGTCCGCGACATCATCGACCAGTGGGGGCTCCCGGCGACGACCGACCGCACCATCACCGACGAGTCGGCGCTGTGCGACGAACTCGAGTCGGTACGACGCCGCGGGTACGCGGTCAACGACGAGGAACTGATCGCCGGCTACCGATCCGTCGGCGCGTCCGTGACGAATCCCGACGGGGAGGTCGTCGGTGCGTTCTCGATCGGAGGACCGACGTATCGAATGGCCGTCGACGAGTCGACGATCGAGGAAATCGGACGGTTGCTACTGGACGAAATCGACTCTCTCGAGTCGAAACTGTTCTAG
- a CDS encoding aldehyde dehydrogenase family protein has translation MMDLPLTPDSGWNSLYLAGEWTDPGDRGTIAVENPYTREKIATVPAGTEADVDRAYEAAAEAQRSWADQPPQRRAGVVTAALEFVRSHREEITDLLALESGSTQVKGEAELQTARGMMQQAASYPFRMKGQHAESVIPGKEHIVERNPAGVVGVISPWNFPLHLSMRAVAPAIAAGNAVVLKPASNTPITGGLLLARIFEEAGVPEGVLSVVPGQGSEIGDAIAGHEIPRVLAFTGSTEIGQRVATQAAENCALPALELGGNNVHVVTENADVGRAVDGGVFGSFLHQGQACISINRHLVHEDVYDDYVGMLTDRAANLPTGDPTDGDTIIGPIIDETQRDQILAYVDETVDEGATLETGGDHDGLVVEPTVLSDADNDMAAACNEHFGPVAPVIPYSSDGEAIELANDTIHGLSGSVHSEDLEQARTIADGIETGMIHINDQPINDEPHVPFGGMKQSGLGRYNGESILDELTTTKWISVQRESREYPF, from the coding sequence ATGATGGACCTTCCGCTGACGCCCGATTCGGGCTGGAACTCACTGTATCTCGCCGGCGAATGGACCGATCCCGGCGACCGAGGGACGATCGCGGTCGAGAACCCCTATACGCGCGAGAAGATCGCGACCGTTCCCGCCGGGACCGAAGCGGACGTCGATCGGGCGTACGAAGCCGCGGCCGAGGCCCAGCGATCGTGGGCCGACCAGCCGCCGCAACGACGGGCCGGCGTCGTCACGGCCGCACTCGAGTTCGTCCGCAGCCACCGCGAGGAAATCACGGACCTGCTCGCTCTCGAGTCCGGCAGCACGCAGGTCAAAGGCGAGGCCGAACTGCAGACGGCTCGAGGAATGATGCAACAGGCGGCGAGCTACCCGTTCCGAATGAAGGGGCAACACGCCGAGTCGGTGATTCCGGGGAAAGAACACATCGTCGAGCGCAACCCCGCCGGCGTCGTCGGCGTCATCTCGCCGTGGAACTTCCCGTTACACCTCTCGATGCGGGCAGTCGCGCCGGCGATCGCCGCCGGAAACGCGGTCGTGCTCAAACCCGCCTCGAACACGCCGATCACCGGCGGCCTGTTGCTCGCGCGGATCTTCGAGGAGGCCGGCGTTCCGGAGGGCGTCCTGAGCGTCGTTCCCGGGCAGGGCTCCGAGATCGGCGACGCGATCGCCGGCCACGAGATTCCCCGCGTACTCGCCTTTACCGGCTCGACCGAGATCGGCCAGCGCGTCGCCACGCAGGCCGCCGAGAACTGCGCGCTCCCCGCGCTCGAACTCGGCGGCAACAACGTCCACGTCGTCACCGAGAACGCGGACGTCGGTCGCGCCGTCGACGGCGGCGTCTTCGGGTCGTTCCTCCACCAGGGCCAGGCCTGCATCTCGATCAACCGGCACCTGGTCCACGAGGACGTCTACGACGATTACGTGGGGATGCTCACCGATCGCGCGGCGAACTTACCGACCGGCGATCCGACCGACGGAGACACGATCATCGGGCCGATCATCGACGAAACGCAGCGCGATCAGATCCTGGCGTACGTCGACGAAACCGTCGACGAGGGCGCGACCCTCGAGACCGGCGGCGACCACGACGGGCTGGTCGTCGAACCGACCGTGCTCTCGGACGCCGACAACGACATGGCCGCGGCGTGCAACGAACACTTCGGCCCCGTCGCACCGGTTATCCCCTACTCGAGCGACGGTGAGGCGATCGAACTGGCCAACGACACGATCCACGGGCTATCGGGATCGGTCCACAGCGAGGACCTCGAGCAGGCCCGAACGATCGCCGACGGGATCGAGACGGGGATGATTCACATCAACGACCAGCCGATCAACGACGAGCCCCACGTTCCCTTCGGCGGGATGAAACAGTCCGGACTGGGGCGGTACAACGGCGAGTCGATTCTCGACGAACTGACGACGACGAAGTGGATCTCGGTACAACGCGAGTCTCGAGAGTATCCGTTCTAG
- a CDS encoding formate/nitrite transporter family protein, protein MEQTPTRDVLDSLIENGLHEINREWSGLLLSGVSAGLDIGFGPLMMAVVLTLSQGGFGDLTTELLLASVYSVGFIFVILGRSELFTEHTTLAVIPVLDRQASVRQLTRLWGLVYVGNIVGGFLFTLLAVILMPGLGVVSPEAFEEIALKLVSHEIQWLFVAGIFAGWLMGLLAWLITAAQETTSRIFLIWIVTATIGILHLPHSIAGNVEVLFGLFVSPAISPLDYLMFLLLATLGNAFGGAIFVGALKYGHVVRGAN, encoded by the coding sequence ATGGAACAGACGCCTACTCGAGATGTTCTCGATTCGTTGATTGAGAACGGGCTTCACGAGATCAACCGTGAATGGTCCGGTCTATTGTTATCCGGCGTCTCAGCGGGTCTCGATATCGGTTTTGGTCCATTGATGATGGCGGTAGTGCTTACGCTCTCTCAGGGCGGCTTTGGCGATCTCACGACGGAGTTACTATTAGCGAGTGTCTATTCTGTCGGTTTCATTTTCGTGATATTAGGTCGTTCGGAACTGTTCACCGAACATACCACGTTGGCAGTGATACCAGTTCTCGATCGGCAGGCATCAGTACGGCAGTTGACCCGCCTCTGGGGACTGGTATACGTCGGGAATATTGTTGGCGGGTTTCTGTTTACGCTTCTTGCCGTGATCCTTATGCCGGGTCTCGGAGTCGTCTCGCCAGAGGCGTTCGAAGAGATCGCGCTTAAACTCGTTTCGCACGAGATTCAATGGCTGTTCGTTGCAGGAATTTTTGCGGGTTGGTTGATGGGACTGTTAGCGTGGTTGATTACGGCAGCACAAGAGACGACAAGCCGAATATTTCTTATTTGGATCGTAACCGCTACGATCGGAATACTTCACCTCCCGCACTCGATCGCAGGCAACGTCGAGGTGCTCTTCGGTCTATTTGTGTCACCTGCGATTTCGCCGCTGGATTATCTCATGTTCCTCCTCTTGGCTACGCTCGGAAACGCGTTCGGCGGGGCAATCTTCGTGGGGGCGTTAAAATACGGACACGTTGTCCGAGGGGCGAATTAA
- a CDS encoding ferredoxin: protein MSDDDGIQRASDVGSSNAPSIEEKPYKIIFEANKCFGAGKCAEVSDNWVMSIESGIAQPNTYFFGEDDLEHNVRAAEICPAKKDDGCIHVIDRRTDEEIAPDPHGDGTLSVDW from the coding sequence ATGAGCGACGACGACGGTATCCAGCGCGCGAGCGACGTCGGTTCGTCGAACGCGCCGTCGATCGAGGAAAAGCCCTACAAGATCATTTTCGAGGCCAACAAGTGCTTCGGCGCGGGCAAGTGCGCCGAGGTCAGCGACAACTGGGTGATGTCCATCGAATCGGGGATCGCCCAGCCGAACACGTACTTCTTCGGCGAGGACGACCTCGAGCACAACGTCCGCGCGGCGGAGATCTGTCCGGCGAAGAAAGACGACGGCTGTATCCACGTTATCGACCGTCGAACCGACGAGGAGATCGCGCCGGATCCACACGGTGACGGGACGCTGAGCGTCGACTGGTAA